A region from the Cystobacter ferrugineus genome encodes:
- a CDS encoding YdcF family protein, producing MFIFLSKVLDLFLAPLTWALLLMAVGVVLRRRRARLAVGLQVLGWLTLYVFSTEAVANALQRWVEADVVSTYQPDTVYDAVIVLGGAVDADATARSGYPEYNPAPERIMRGFELLHEGKARQVLLAAGTLDTRPEAPVEADLLAHQLLMWGIAPERIVRERKSRNTRENAVNSERIIRERGWSKLLLVTSAAHMPRALGTFEAVGLHPDTLAVDVRSHAWYPHGFWWQPRASNLSAGTDALRELFGRLVYRLRGWA from the coding sequence GTGTTCATCTTCCTGTCGAAGGTGTTGGATCTGTTCCTCGCGCCCCTCACCTGGGCGCTGCTGCTGATGGCGGTGGGCGTCGTGCTGCGCCGGAGGAGGGCGCGGCTGGCGGTGGGGCTGCAGGTGCTCGGGTGGCTCACGCTGTACGTCTTCTCCACCGAGGCCGTGGCCAACGCGCTCCAGCGCTGGGTGGAGGCGGACGTGGTGTCCACGTACCAGCCGGACACCGTCTACGACGCCGTCATCGTGCTGGGTGGGGCGGTGGATGCGGACGCCACGGCGCGCTCGGGGTATCCCGAGTACAACCCCGCGCCGGAGCGCATCATGCGGGGCTTCGAGCTGCTGCATGAGGGCAAGGCGCGCCAGGTGCTCCTGGCGGCGGGGACGCTGGACACGCGCCCGGAGGCGCCGGTGGAGGCGGATCTGCTCGCGCACCAGTTGCTGATGTGGGGGATTGCCCCCGAGCGCATCGTCCGCGAGCGCAAGAGCCGCAACACGCGCGAGAACGCGGTGAACTCCGAGCGCATCATCCGCGAGCGGGGCTGGAGCAAGCTGCTGCTGGTGACGAGCGCGGCGCACATGCCCCGGGCGCTGGGGACCTTCGAGGCGGTGGGGCTGCATCCGGACACGCTCGCGGTGGATGTGCGCTCACATGCCTGGTACCCGCACGGCTTCTGGTGGCAGCCCCGGGCGTCCAACCTGTCGGCGGGGACGGACGCGCTGCGGGAGCTGTTCGGGCGGCTGGTGTACCGGCTGCGCGGGTGGGCGTAG
- a CDS encoding catalase family peroxidase, translating into MAEPVQEAIHAMEAYTGAEKGYRRAHPRGLVLHATFTPSPDARALTTAEHFQGPPIRTLVRLSNAAGSPYAADRVSPTRGRVLGLAVRFTLPSGGYATWAAANIPVFLARTPQEFVQLTTAQRPEGEKRKPNVLRLLGYLATHLSALRGLKGVAQLKPTPSFAHERFNGIHAYHLVDAHGQRRAFRYRWVPLAGPAALSEAEAAQRPEQYLLDEIRQRVSRERVAWELEFQLAQPGDSTHDATRAWPEDRPLVTVGRLVLERPYEDQRESELFVFDPTGVVPGIELSDDPILRFRSQVYRESHRRRAQETKPEPKPADLGQ; encoded by the coding sequence ATGGCGGAGCCTGTTCAGGAAGCAATCCATGCCATGGAGGCCTATACCGGCGCCGAGAAGGGCTACCGGCGCGCCCACCCCCGGGGGCTGGTGCTCCATGCGACGTTCACCCCCTCGCCCGACGCCCGCGCCCTGACGACGGCGGAGCACTTCCAGGGCCCGCCCATCCGCACGCTCGTGCGGCTGTCGAACGCCGCGGGCAGCCCCTACGCCGCGGATCGCGTGTCGCCCACCCGGGGCCGGGTGCTGGGCCTCGCCGTGCGCTTCACCCTGCCCTCGGGCGGGTACGCCACCTGGGCCGCCGCCAACATCCCCGTCTTCCTCGCCCGCACGCCCCAGGAGTTCGTGCAGCTCACCACCGCCCAGCGCCCCGAGGGCGAGAAGCGCAAGCCCAACGTGCTGCGACTGCTCGGCTACCTCGCCACGCACCTGAGCGCGCTGCGCGGCCTCAAGGGCGTGGCCCAGCTCAAGCCCACGCCCAGCTTCGCCCACGAGCGCTTCAACGGCATCCACGCCTACCACCTGGTGGACGCCCACGGACAGCGCCGCGCCTTCCGCTACCGCTGGGTGCCCCTGGCCGGCCCCGCCGCCCTGAGCGAGGCCGAGGCCGCGCAACGCCCCGAGCAGTACCTGCTCGATGAAATCCGCCAGCGCGTCTCGCGCGAGCGCGTGGCCTGGGAGCTCGAGTTCCAGCTAGCCCAGCCGGGCGACTCCACCCACGACGCCACCCGCGCCTGGCCCGAGGACCGCCCACTGGTGACCGTCGGCCGGCTCGTGCTCGAGCGCCCCTATGAGGACCAGCGCGAGTCCGAGCTGTTCGTCTTCGATCCGACCGGCGTCGTCCCCGGCATCGAGCTGTCCGACGATCCCATCCTGCGCTTCCGCTCCCAGGTGTACCGCGAGTCCCACCGCCGCCGCGCCCAGGAGACCAAGCCCGAGCCCAAGCCGGCCGACCTGGGGCAGTAG
- a CDS encoding TetR family transcriptional regulator, whose protein sequence is MARPSNTEERRKQIVQGLLRVMAERGYERASIAEIAKAAGLSPGLVHYHFTQKQEVLLALVEQLAQRGRERVKARLARTKGGPRARVEAFLEAFLATGDDAEPEAVAAWVTISAEALRQPEVRAAYDKVVRADLAHLEELVGEVLGRERARAVAAGLFATIQGYFVLSTATPGLIPPGSAVGTVKRMAAGLLDPDGAEARR, encoded by the coding sequence ATGGCCCGCCCATCGAACACGGAGGAGCGTCGGAAGCAGATCGTCCAGGGGCTGCTGCGCGTCATGGCCGAGCGCGGCTACGAGCGCGCGTCCATCGCGGAGATCGCGAAGGCGGCGGGGCTGAGTCCGGGCCTGGTGCACTACCACTTCACGCAGAAGCAGGAGGTGCTGCTGGCGCTGGTGGAGCAGCTCGCGCAGAGGGGGCGTGAACGGGTGAAGGCGCGGCTCGCCCGGACGAAGGGAGGGCCCCGGGCACGGGTAGAGGCCTTCCTCGAGGCCTTCCTCGCCACGGGAGACGACGCCGAGCCGGAGGCGGTGGCCGCCTGGGTGACCATCAGCGCGGAGGCACTGCGCCAGCCCGAGGTGCGCGCGGCCTACGACAAGGTGGTGCGCGCGGACCTGGCACACCTGGAGGAGCTGGTCGGCGAGGTGCTGGGCCGCGAGCGGGCGCGGGCGGTGGCGGCGGGGCTCTTCGCGACGATCCAAGGCTACTTCGTACTCTCGACGGCCACTCCGGGGCTGATTCCCCCGGGCTCGGCCGTGGGCACCGTGAAGCGCATGGCCGCGGGGCTGCTCGACCCGGATGGCGCGGAGGCACGGCGATGA
- a CDS encoding bifunctional metallophosphatase/5'-nucleotidase, with protein sequence MSSPFRPPSLSALLLAPLLLAGCSSLLGRTPPSPEPELEDEPTVTVTLLHVNDVYQFTPVDFGARGGLARLSTLRKQVLAESPHTLFLMAGDTLGPSVESTVHKGKQMIDAWNALGLDYAVLGNHEFDFGPDVLRQRIKESHFTWLGANVIDKETKRPFADTPPFVIREVGGVKVGIFGVLLGKTKYSSKPGPNVYFTDTCAKARELVPLMKAQGAQVIVGLTHLFVAEDKTLARCAPIDVIIGGHEHILMQAVSNGTPIVKMSSEAREMGRVTLHVGTRSGKLRSMDFDVLPVTPDVLEDAAFTAAMHPYDALTAELSEPVGRTSVPLDANEQANRNHETNLGSFIADAYRQAAGAQVALINGGAIRSDSVLRPGPLTRRDVLAIHPFPDSVVSIEVTGAVLLQALEHGVSRSAEEADPGRFPQVSGIHYTFDICRPVGERIESVRVNGEPLDPKRTYTLATNSYISGGGDGYIMFKGAKYQVAPKQGRTTQEVLRAAFASAPSIVPATDGRIRRLRAGAQDVATKDEELPISCPAMGARAAQ encoded by the coding sequence ATGTCCTCTCCGTTCCGCCCGCCGAGCCTCTCCGCTCTTCTCCTGGCCCCCCTGCTGCTCGCGGGCTGTTCCTCCCTGTTGGGACGCACGCCTCCGTCCCCCGAGCCGGAGCTGGAGGACGAGCCCACCGTCACCGTCACCCTCCTGCACGTCAACGACGTGTACCAGTTCACTCCGGTGGACTTCGGGGCCCGGGGAGGACTGGCGCGGCTGTCCACCCTGCGCAAGCAGGTGCTCGCCGAATCGCCCCACACGCTGTTCCTCATGGCCGGCGACACGCTGGGGCCCTCGGTGGAGTCCACCGTCCACAAGGGCAAGCAGATGATCGACGCGTGGAACGCCCTGGGCCTGGACTACGCGGTGCTGGGCAACCACGAGTTCGACTTCGGGCCGGACGTGCTGCGCCAGCGCATCAAGGAGTCCCACTTCACGTGGCTGGGCGCCAACGTCATCGACAAGGAGACGAAGCGCCCCTTCGCGGACACGCCGCCCTTCGTCATCCGCGAGGTGGGCGGGGTGAAGGTGGGCATCTTCGGGGTGCTGCTGGGCAAGACGAAGTACAGCTCCAAGCCCGGGCCGAACGTGTACTTCACGGACACCTGCGCCAAGGCGCGCGAGCTGGTGCCGCTCATGAAGGCCCAGGGCGCCCAGGTGATCGTGGGGCTCACGCACCTGTTCGTGGCCGAGGACAAGACGCTCGCGCGCTGCGCGCCCATCGACGTCATCATCGGCGGCCACGAGCACATCCTGATGCAGGCGGTGTCCAATGGCACGCCCATCGTGAAGATGTCCTCCGAGGCGCGAGAGATGGGACGCGTCACGCTGCACGTGGGCACGCGCAGCGGCAAGCTGCGCAGCATGGACTTCGACGTGCTGCCGGTGACGCCGGACGTGCTCGAGGACGCCGCCTTCACCGCCGCCATGCACCCGTATGACGCGCTGACGGCCGAGCTGTCCGAGCCCGTGGGCCGCACCTCCGTGCCGCTCGACGCGAACGAGCAGGCCAACCGCAACCACGAGACCAACCTGGGCTCCTTCATCGCGGACGCCTACCGCCAGGCCGCGGGCGCGCAGGTGGCGCTCATCAACGGCGGCGCCATCCGCTCGGACTCGGTGCTGCGGCCCGGGCCCCTCACCCGCCGGGACGTGCTGGCCATCCACCCCTTCCCGGACTCGGTGGTGAGCATCGAGGTGACGGGCGCGGTGCTGCTCCAGGCGCTGGAGCACGGCGTGAGCCGCAGCGCCGAGGAGGCGGACCCGGGGCGCTTCCCCCAGGTCTCCGGCATCCACTACACCTTCGACATCTGCCGGCCCGTGGGCGAGCGCATCGAGAGCGTCCGCGTGAATGGCGAGCCGCTCGATCCCAAGCGCACGTACACGCTCGCCACCAACTCGTACATCTCCGGGGGCGGTGACGGGTACATCATGTTCAAGGGCGCGAAGTACCAGGTCGCCCCCAAGCAGGGGCGCACCACCCAGGAGGTATTGCGCGCCGCCTTCGCGTCCGCGCCCTCCATCGTCCCCGCCACGGACGGCCGCATCCGGCGGCTGCGCGCGGGGGCCCAGGACGTGGCGACCAAGGACGAGGAGCTCCCCATCTCCTGCCCGGCCATGGGTGCCCGGGCGGCGCAGTAG
- a CDS encoding 2-hydroxyacid dehydrogenase, protein MKHPNPPRIFVTRQLPGEALARLAVHTSPRVWPEPLPPPPDVLQAEAREAEGLITLLTDRVDEALLASAPHLRVVSNVAVGHDNIDVGACTARRIAVGNTPGVLTETTADFAFALLMGLARRVAEADAYVRAGQWRTWDPGLLLGPDVHGATLGIVGLGAIGAAVARRARGFGMRLLYVNRRARPELEAELGLTRVDKATLLAQSDVVSLHVPLTPDTRHWLGRAELASMKPGALLVNTARGPVVDQSALVDAIQSGHLGGAALDVTDPEPLPLDSPLLKLPRVLLAPHIASASHATRGRMASMAVDNLLAALEGRRPPNCVNPEIYQP, encoded by the coding sequence ATGAAACACCCCAACCCCCCTCGCATCTTCGTCACCCGGCAATTGCCAGGGGAAGCGCTCGCCCGACTTGCCGTGCATACCTCACCCCGCGTCTGGCCGGAACCCCTTCCTCCCCCACCGGACGTCCTCCAGGCGGAAGCCCGGGAGGCCGAGGGGCTCATCACCCTCCTGACCGACCGGGTGGACGAGGCCCTGCTCGCCAGTGCTCCCCACCTGCGGGTGGTCAGCAACGTGGCGGTGGGCCACGACAACATCGACGTGGGCGCCTGCACCGCCCGGCGCATCGCCGTGGGCAATACGCCCGGGGTCCTCACCGAGACGACGGCGGACTTCGCCTTCGCCCTGCTGATGGGGCTGGCGCGGCGGGTGGCGGAGGCGGATGCCTACGTGCGTGCGGGCCAGTGGCGCACCTGGGACCCTGGCCTGCTGCTGGGCCCGGACGTCCACGGGGCCACGCTGGGAATCGTGGGCCTGGGCGCCATTGGCGCGGCGGTGGCCCGGCGCGCCCGGGGCTTCGGCATGCGGCTGCTGTACGTCAACCGCCGGGCCCGGCCGGAGTTGGAGGCGGAACTGGGCCTCACGCGGGTGGACAAGGCCACGCTGCTGGCCCAGTCGGATGTCGTCTCGCTGCACGTGCCCCTCACCCCGGATACCCGCCACTGGCTGGGCCGGGCCGAGCTGGCCTCCATGAAACCCGGCGCCCTGCTGGTGAACACCGCCCGGGGGCCCGTGGTGGATCAGTCCGCGCTCGTGGACGCGATCCAGAGCGGGCACCTGGGTGGCGCCGCCCTGGACGTGACGGACCCCGAGCCCCTGCCACTCGACAGCCCTCTGCTGAAACTGCCCCGGGTGCTGCTCGCCCCCCACATCGCCAGCGCGAGCCACGCCACCCGCGGCCGCATGGCCTCCATGGCGGTGGACAACCTGCTCGCCGCGCTGGAGGGTCGCCGCCCCCCGAATTGTGTCAACCCGGAGATCTACCAACCATGA
- a CDS encoding adenine phosphoribosyltransferase — protein sequence MLEEVKNRLRDVPDFPKPGILFKDITPVLADPHLFHRVVDAMAAPFRGQRIDRVVAVESRGFLFGAPIALTLHAGFAPARKPGKLPWRTRTERYALEYGEDGLQLHEDAVGRGNRVLIVDDLLATGGTAQATQRLVTALGAEVVGYSFLISLDFLPGRERLGRDKVCSLLSY from the coding sequence CTGCTCGAGGAGGTGAAGAACCGCCTGCGCGACGTGCCGGACTTCCCCAAGCCGGGCATCCTCTTCAAGGACATCACGCCCGTGCTCGCGGATCCCCACCTGTTCCACCGCGTGGTGGACGCCATGGCGGCGCCCTTCCGGGGCCAGCGCATCGACCGGGTGGTGGCCGTGGAGTCGCGCGGCTTCCTGTTCGGCGCGCCCATCGCCCTGACCCTGCACGCGGGCTTCGCCCCCGCGCGCAAGCCGGGAAAGCTGCCCTGGCGCACGCGCACCGAGCGCTACGCGCTGGAGTACGGCGAGGACGGCCTGCAACTGCACGAGGACGCGGTGGGCCGGGGCAACCGGGTGCTCATCGTGGATGATCTGCTGGCCACGGGCGGCACCGCTCAGGCCACGCAGCGCCTGGTGACGGCGCTGGGCGCGGAAGTGGTGGGCTACAGCTTCCTCATCTCGTTGGACTTCCTGCCCGGACGCGAGCGCCTGGGCCGCGACAAGGTCTGCTCCCTGCTCTCCTATTGA
- a CDS encoding MBL fold metallo-hydrolase produces MSLSFVTLGVGDAFSALYYSSCLAVEAEGQVLLVDCPHPIRKMMREASLSSGVTLDADRVSGLVLTHLHADHSSGVEGLGYFSFFVLKRKLRLLAHPDVTRRLWDGHLAAGMEDLIRTPGGEPERHGLDDYFEPLPLSTEAAVRFGPFSIECRRTYHHVPTTALRIRAGGRCLGYSADTAYDEGLIAWLGEADLVVHETNHGVHTPYAKLAALPEAVRAKMRLIHYPDGFDLAASNIEPLTQGRRYTV; encoded by the coding sequence ATGAGCCTGTCCTTCGTCACCCTCGGCGTCGGAGATGCCTTCTCCGCCCTGTACTACTCCTCCTGCCTGGCCGTCGAAGCCGAGGGCCAGGTGCTGCTCGTGGACTGTCCCCACCCCATCCGCAAGATGATGCGCGAGGCCAGCCTGTCCTCGGGGGTGACGCTGGACGCCGACCGGGTGTCGGGCCTCGTGCTCACCCACCTGCACGCCGACCACAGCTCGGGCGTGGAGGGGCTCGGCTACTTCTCCTTCTTCGTGCTCAAGCGGAAGCTGAGGCTGCTCGCCCACCCGGACGTGACACGCCGGCTATGGGACGGCCACCTCGCCGCGGGCATGGAGGACCTCATCCGCACGCCGGGCGGCGAGCCCGAGCGCCATGGGCTCGACGACTACTTCGAGCCCCTGCCACTCTCCACCGAGGCGGCCGTGCGCTTCGGCCCCTTCTCCATCGAGTGCCGCCGCACCTACCACCACGTGCCCACCACCGCCCTGCGCATCCGCGCTGGCGGGCGCTGCCTCGGCTACAGCGCGGACACCGCCTATGACGAGGGGTTGATCGCCTGGCTCGGTGAAGCGGACCTCGTGGTGCACGAGACGAACCACGGCGTCCATACGCCCTACGCGAAGCTGGCGGCCCTGCCCGAGGCCGTTCGCGCGAAGATGCGGCTCATCCACTACCCGGATGGGTTCGACCTCGCGGCGAGCAACATCGAGCCGCTCACCCAGGGACGCCGCTACACGGTGTGA
- a CDS encoding lyase, producing the protein MRRLLSFLVMMSLLGCGAGPTPEEEASLGEGEAGLAAPVLASPPQATVDQAIAAPLGWFGVNSSGGRYCSNCNGQSIILAIAAFKGNTSADARLLQQMRYVLGNNRDPFANGGYMAQHERMMTGMFAIAKRTPRVWAQLTAAEKTKIDLIMKATLVGSAYTTSDTSNAGGATPTGIDGDTNLDRDWNPNYREGMVGAMLVSTLYLGGRTATDTFLDGYKHASFVTQLSSAGLTRLASVFNTNVSTPSAGAPSAAIIQSAIRDYRYKGLALDQLFDIYVLLANDTFSATVDCGLNGGAGVVLSTGEHSGYLVEGCAQLPNKGKVGQLKEFRSVDANGARSSITYAYDGLKPDLINHAVLMAYGAIPSGTTTTAVVSRISVGAKDLFFKAAHGYRNYAKGKDQGLFQLPATGLGSGYEFNRPLWEKVIAPAYGL; encoded by the coding sequence ATGCGTCGTCTGCTCTCGTTCCTCGTGATGATGTCCCTGCTGGGTTGTGGTGCGGGCCCGACTCCAGAAGAGGAGGCCTCCCTCGGCGAGGGGGAGGCGGGGCTCGCGGCGCCGGTGCTCGCCAGCCCTCCGCAGGCCACGGTGGACCAGGCCATCGCCGCGCCGCTGGGGTGGTTCGGCGTCAACTCCTCGGGGGGCCGCTACTGCTCCAACTGCAATGGCCAGTCCATCATCCTCGCCATCGCGGCCTTCAAGGGGAACACGAGCGCCGACGCGAGGCTCCTGCAGCAGATGCGCTACGTCCTCGGCAACAACCGGGATCCCTTCGCCAATGGCGGCTACATGGCGCAGCACGAGCGGATGATGACGGGCATGTTCGCCATCGCGAAACGCACCCCGCGCGTCTGGGCGCAGCTCACCGCCGCCGAGAAGACGAAGATCGATCTCATCATGAAGGCGACGTTGGTGGGCTCGGCCTATACCACCTCGGACACGAGCAACGCGGGCGGCGCCACCCCCACGGGCATCGATGGAGACACCAACCTCGACCGCGACTGGAATCCCAACTACCGCGAGGGGATGGTGGGCGCGATGCTCGTCTCCACGCTGTACCTGGGAGGCCGCACCGCGACGGACACGTTCCTCGACGGCTACAAGCACGCCTCCTTCGTGACGCAGCTCTCGTCGGCGGGCCTCACCCGGCTCGCCTCGGTCTTCAACACGAATGTCAGCACTCCGAGCGCGGGCGCCCCCAGTGCCGCCATCATCCAGAGCGCCATCCGCGACTACCGCTACAAGGGCCTCGCGCTCGACCAGCTCTTCGACATCTACGTGCTGCTGGCGAACGACACGTTCAGCGCCACCGTGGATTGTGGCCTCAATGGGGGCGCCGGGGTGGTGCTGAGCACGGGCGAGCACTCGGGCTATCTGGTGGAGGGCTGTGCCCAGTTGCCCAACAAGGGCAAGGTGGGCCAGCTCAAGGAGTTCCGCTCCGTTGACGCCAACGGCGCGCGCAGCTCCATCACCTACGCCTATGACGGCCTCAAGCCCGATCTCATCAACCACGCGGTGCTGATGGCGTACGGGGCCATTCCCTCGGGGACCACCACCACCGCGGTGGTGAGCCGCATCTCCGTGGGGGCGAAGGATCTGTTCTTCAAGGCCGCCCACGGCTACCGCAACTACGCCAAGGGCAAGGACCAAGGCCTCTTCCAGCTTCCGGCCACGGGGCTCGGCAGTGGCTACGAGTTCAACCGTCCCCTCTGGGAGAAGGTCATCGCTCCCGCGTACGGCCTCTGA
- a CDS encoding NAD(+)/NADH kinase has product MHTLVLVAKKDKPEAAELAVRIRERYPSLEVLGDRLLAHRLGWPRIEDRELVSRADLVVVLGGDGTLIHAARMLDGRPTPILGVNLGTLGFMTEISADDIFPALDAVLAGRFKLESRMKLCCRLVREGKVLVQDEVLNDVVINKGALARVADHEVSIEGVPVAMYKADGVILATPTGSTAYSLSAGGPIVHPSVDCTVLTPICSHALTHRSTLVPADRTIRITLCSETADTFLTLDGQTGHSLQCGDSIEVVRSPNRVQLLRDPGVGYFSILRKKLHWGER; this is encoded by the coding sequence GTGCACACCCTGGTTCTGGTTGCGAAGAAGGACAAGCCCGAGGCGGCGGAGCTCGCCGTACGGATCCGTGAACGCTACCCCTCCCTGGAGGTACTGGGGGACCGCTTACTGGCCCACAGGCTCGGCTGGCCGCGCATCGAGGACCGGGAGCTGGTGAGCCGGGCGGATCTCGTGGTGGTGCTCGGGGGAGATGGCACCCTCATCCACGCGGCGCGGATGCTCGATGGGCGGCCCACACCCATTCTCGGAGTGAACCTGGGCACGCTGGGCTTCATGACGGAGATCTCCGCGGACGACATCTTCCCCGCGTTGGACGCGGTGCTCGCGGGCCGTTTCAAGCTGGAGTCGCGCATGAAGCTGTGCTGCCGGCTGGTGCGCGAGGGCAAGGTGCTGGTGCAGGACGAGGTCCTCAACGACGTGGTCATCAACAAGGGGGCGCTCGCGCGCGTGGCGGACCACGAGGTGTCCATCGAGGGCGTGCCCGTGGCCATGTACAAGGCGGACGGCGTCATCCTGGCCACGCCCACGGGCTCCACGGCCTACTCGCTGTCGGCGGGCGGGCCCATCGTCCACCCCTCGGTGGACTGCACGGTGCTCACGCCCATCTGCTCGCACGCCCTCACGCACCGCTCCACGCTCGTGCCCGCGGATCGCACCATCCGCATCACCCTGTGCAGCGAGACCGCGGACACCTTCCTCACGCTGGATGGGCAGACGGGCCACAGCCTGCAGTGCGGGGACAGCATCGAGGTGGTGCGCTCGCCCAACCGGGTGCAGCTCCTGCGTGACCCCGGCGTGGGCTACTTCTCCATCCTTCGCAAGAAGCTCCACTGGGGCGAGCGCTAG
- a CDS encoding Gfo/Idh/MocA family protein produces the protein MSASHDRKLRYAMVGGGRDAFIGAVHRRAMALDGQMELVAGALSSDPDKARASGRDLGLADARNHGRWEDLLADELKRPADERIDFVSIVTPNHVHYPVAKAFAEAGIHVVCDKPLVHTSAQAEELVRTVERTGIVFGVTYNYTGYPMVREARAMVRGGVLGELRKVTVEYNQGWLATHVEAQGNKQAGWRTDPEKSGVAGAIGDIGSHAENLAATVTGLEIEAICADLGSLVPGRRLDDDGNLLLRWRGGVRGVLVASQIAAGFENDLRLRVFGSKGSLEWRQEEPNHLVHAPLDGPRRILTRGSPWLSESSRRACRVPSGHPEAFIEAFANVYLGVAADIRARLAGVRADPIAADYPRVTDGARGVRFIEKTVESAASERKWTPMT, from the coding sequence ATGAGCGCCTCGCACGATCGCAAGCTGCGCTACGCGATGGTCGGCGGTGGGCGTGACGCGTTCATCGGCGCGGTGCACCGGCGTGCCATGGCCCTGGACGGGCAGATGGAGCTGGTCGCCGGCGCGCTCTCGTCGGATCCGGACAAGGCACGCGCTTCCGGCCGAGACCTGGGCCTGGCCGATGCGCGCAACCACGGCCGCTGGGAGGACCTGCTCGCCGATGAGCTGAAGCGTCCGGCGGACGAGCGCATCGACTTCGTCTCCATCGTCACGCCCAACCACGTGCACTACCCGGTGGCCAAGGCGTTCGCCGAGGCCGGCATCCACGTGGTGTGTGACAAGCCGCTCGTGCACACCAGCGCGCAGGCGGAGGAGCTGGTGCGCACGGTGGAGCGGACCGGCATCGTGTTCGGCGTCACCTACAACTACACCGGCTATCCCATGGTCCGCGAGGCGCGGGCGATGGTGCGCGGCGGTGTCCTGGGCGAGCTGCGCAAGGTGACCGTCGAGTACAACCAGGGCTGGCTCGCCACGCACGTGGAGGCCCAGGGCAACAAGCAGGCCGGCTGGCGCACGGATCCGGAGAAGAGCGGGGTGGCGGGCGCCATCGGCGACATCGGCTCGCATGCCGAGAACCTGGCCGCCACCGTCACGGGGCTCGAGATCGAGGCGATCTGCGCGGACCTCGGCTCGCTCGTTCCCGGGCGCCGGCTCGATGACGATGGCAACCTGCTGCTGCGCTGGCGCGGGGGTGTGCGGGGCGTGTTGGTGGCCTCGCAGATCGCCGCCGGCTTCGAGAACGACCTGCGCCTGCGCGTGTTCGGCTCCAAGGGCTCACTCGAATGGCGGCAGGAAGAGCCCAACCACCTGGTGCATGCACCGCTCGATGGGCCCAGGCGCATCCTCACGCGGGGCTCGCCGTGGCTGAGCGAGTCCTCGCGCCGTGCCTGCCGCGTGCCCTCGGGCCATCCGGAGGCCTTCATCGAGGCGTTCGCCAACGTGTACCTGGGCGTCGCGGCGGACATCCGCGCCCGGCTCGCCGGAGTGCGGGCGGATCCGATCGCCGCGGACTATCCGCGCGTCACCGATGGCGCGCGCGGGGTGCGCTTCATCGAGAAGACGGTCGAGTCGGCCGCCAGCGAACGCAAGTGGACGCCCATGACGTGA